A genome region from Scomber japonicus isolate fScoJap1 chromosome 15, fScoJap1.pri, whole genome shotgun sequence includes the following:
- the tent5bb gene encoding terminal nucleotidyltransferase 5Bb, with amino-acid sequence MSSGDASELSRRVSVLSWDQVRRLDSILGESVPIHGRGNFPTLSVQPRQIVQVVRARLEERGVVVRDVKLNGSAASHVLHEDNGLGYKDLDLIFGLSLTDDKTFRLVKDVVLDCLVDFLPEGVCRERITAIALKEAYVQKLVKVCNDTDRWSLISLSNNTGKNVELKFVDSLRRQFEFSVDSFQITLDSLLLFDRCSETAMSETFHPTVQGESMYGDFEEALGHLRSRTIATRSPEEIRGGGLLKYCHLLVRGFRPSSESQIKQMQRYMCSRFFIDFPDINEQHRKLGAYLQNHFAGMEHKRYDYLVTLRRVVDESTVCLMGHERRQTLALISALALRVMAEQNAIPALSNITCYYQPAPYVRDVNFSNYYVAQVQSPVPTCSNSYQTWLPCS; translated from the exons ATGTCCTCCGGTGATGCCTCGGAGCTGAGTCGGCGTGTGAGCGTGCTTTCTTGGGATCAGGTGCGGCGTTTGGACTCCATCCTGGGCGAGAGCGTTCCGATCCACGGCCGAGGAAACTTCCCCACGCTGTCCGTGCAGCCCCGACAGATCGTTCAG GTGGTCAGGGCTCGACTGGAGGAGCGGGGCGTGGTGGTACGTGATGTCAAGCTAAATGGCTCAGCGGCCAGCCATGTGCTTCATGAGGACAATGGCCTTGGCTACAAAGACCTGGACTTGATTTTTGGCCTGAGCCTGACTGACGACAAAACATTCCGGCTGGTGAAGGACGTGGTGCTGGACTGCCTGGTGGATTTTTTGCCTGAAGGGGTGTGCAGGGAGCGAATAACAGCTATTGCCCTGAAGGAGGCGTACGTCCAGAAATTGGTGAAAGTTTGCAATGACACCGATCGTTGGAGCCTCATCTCCCTGTCCAACAACACCGGAAAGAACGTGGAACTGAAGTTTGTGGACTCCCTGCGGAGGCAGTTTGAGTTCAGTGTTGACTCCTTCCAGATCACTCTGGACTCATTGCTGCTCTTCGATCGCTGCTCGGAGACAGCCATGTCTGAAACCTTCCACCCCACAGTGCAGGGGGAGAGCATGTACGGAGACTTTGAGGAAGCTTTGGGTCACCTTCGCTCCAGGACTATCGCCACCCGCAGCCCAGAAGAGATCCGAGGCGGAGGGCTGCTCAAGTACTGCCACCTCCTGGTACGAGGCTTCCGGCCATCCTCTGAGTCTCAGATAAAACAGATGCAGCGCTACATGTGCTCACGCTTCTTCATCGACTTCCCCGACATAAACGAGCAGCATAGAAAACTGGGGGCGTATCTGCAGAACCACTTTGCGGGCATGGAGCACAAGCGCTACGATTACCTGGTGACGCTGAGGCGGGTGGTGGATGAGAGCACTGTGTGTCTGATGGGCCACGAGCGCCGACAGACACTGGCACTTATTTCCGCACTGGCACTGCGAGTAATGGCTGAACAGAATGCTATCCCCGCTCTGTCCAACATCACCTGCTACTATCAGCCCGCTCCCTATGTCAGAGATGTCAACTTCAGCAACTACTATGTGGCACAAGTTCAATCACCAGTGCCTACGTGTAGTAACTCTTATCAGACGTGGCTGCCTTGCAGCTGA